From the Methanobacterium sp. BAmetb5 genome, the window GTGGCCGCGTTCTGGAGGGCGAAATTGAGATAACTGGGCCCAGCAGGGAAAGGGGTTATGTTTTTCAGCAGTACTCCCTGTTCCCCTGGCGTGATGTCCGGGACAATGTGGCCTTTGGTCTGGAAATGGAAGGCCTGGAAAAAAAAGAGAGGTACAGTAAGGCCAGAGAATATCTGAAACTGGTTGGTCTGTCCCCCTACGAAAAAAGTTACCCACGGGAATTATCCGGGGGCATGAAGCAGAGGGTGGCCATTGCCCGTTCCCTGGTTAATGATCCTCATGTGCTCTTGATGGATGAACCCTTTTCTGCCCTGGATGTCCAGACCAGACACAAACTCCAGGAAGAACTGGTAAGGATATGGAGCCAGGAGCAGAAGACCGTGATTTTCGTGACCCATAATGTTGATGAAGCTGTTTTTCTGGCTGATCGAGTAGTGGTGCTTAGTCAACGCCCTGCAACCGTGCTGAAAACATTTGAAATCAACCTAGAACGGGTTCGTGACCGTTCTGCCCCTGAATTTTTGGATCTTAAAAAAGAAATCACCAGTTTACTGGAAATTGACCTATGACCATTATTATATTAACTAAAACCGGCATTAACCCTCCCATTAGGAAGATAATAGGCATTTGGAGAGATAGGTTCTTTGATGAATTATTTTCCAGTGATTATTCCCAGAACTCCATCCACATCTTCCAAGTTTTCCAGAACAAAATCAGCACCAGCTTTTTCCAGTTCAGGGATAGAATATCTTCCCGTGGCCACAGCAACGGTGTGCAGGTTGAATGGTTTGGCTGCCGCCACATCACGTGGTGTGTCCCCAATAATAAACACCTGATCCCCCTGATATCCATATAAATCCCGGGCGCGTTCCAGAGCCTTTTTAACCAGACAGGGCCTCTGTGGACTGTCACTTCCAAATCCTCCGAAGGAGAAATAATCATCAATTCCGGCCCGGTCGAGTTTAGCATGGGCAATGGGTTCTAAGTTACCCGTGGTAAGACCTAAAAGTACCTCTTCATTTTCAAGTTCCCCTAAAAGTTCCCTAACTCCCCCGAGGGCTCTGATATTTTCCTGGTGGACATGGGCCTGGTAATAGCTAACCATGTACTCCAGGCAGGCCTGAAAGTTCTCATCAATGTCTGATTCAGGTACCGCTCCTATTTCCAGGACTTCCTGCAGTATCTGTGGATCGGTCTTTCCGG encodes:
- a CDS encoding ABC transporter ATP-binding protein, which codes for MITLENVTKSFTPNDGGKQLALNPINLNVAEGEFLSIVGPSGCGKTTLLRMIAGLDFPTSGRVLEGEIEITGPSRERGYVFQQYSLFPWRDVRDNVAFGLEMEGLEKKERYSKAREYLKLVGLSPYEKSYPRELSGGMKQRVAIARSLVNDPHVLLMDEPFSALDVQTRHKLQEELVRIWSQEQKTVIFVTHNVDEAVFLADRVVVLSQRPATVLKTFEINLERVRDRSAPEFLDLKKEITSLLEIDL
- a CDS encoding HAD hydrolase-like protein, coding for MDNNGILALFDIDGTLVQGARCHYQAFVHAVNKFYGMTEDISGINYAGKTDPQILQEVLEIGAVPESDIDENFQACLEYMVSYYQAHVHQENIRALGGVRELLGELENEEVLLGLTTGNLEPIAHAKLDRAGIDDYFSFGGFGSDSPQRPCLVKKALERARDLYGYQGDQVFIIGDTPRDVAAAKPFNLHTVAVATGRYSIPELEKAGADFVLENLEDVDGVLGIITGK